The Elaeis guineensis isolate ETL-2024a chromosome 5, EG11, whole genome shotgun sequence DNA segment AGGGGTCACGCAAATGGATCAAGGCAAGATGGGTTTGCAGGCTGTCAAGTAATAGAAGCAAGGAAAAATAGTTGAAACCACATAATTCCATAACGTGGATCCTCTCTAACCATACTGGTTCTAATGCTTCGACCATGCCCCGATAATACATCATGTGTGACCAACTGGATATTATATTGCAAGTGTTTCATTAATAATATTTGTTGCTGCTAACCTCTAGGATGAGATTGAGGTCGGTTGAGCCAAATTGAATTGAAGTTGGTGGAGTGGTCACGGCCCCAAGATGAACGGCTAAACCTACTATTACGGTTGGTTTTGATTAACgctgaaaaataaaagaatgcAATGCTGGAACAACCTACAAAAAAGTTCGAACTGGAGAATGGTACTCCGGTGAGGACCTTCCGATGTTCAAATCAAAATGCACAAATAAAGAAATAGAGTTTTGAGTTCAATGAACATGGATTACTTATCTGCATACTCGGGGTTTGGATATTTATAGAGGAGACGGTTGTGTAACCGTTTTTGGAAGACTGACCGATCGAATCTGACGTAATTATTTTGTCGTGATTCTCCGAATCAGACAGTTATACTGACTAGATTTTCTGGATCAAAGGATATAACGGCATGATTTTCCAAATCAGACGCTTACGCTTAGATAGGAACGACAGCTATGACCAGTTAGTACCTGCCAAATAAGAATCAGATGTGTCTGGAGGTCGATCAGCCGATCTTTCGACCAAAGGTCGGAATAGATATTTACCGACTATGAATCGGACCGACCACAATAATTAGGCAGCTTAAAGGATGCTAACATGGACCTAATGGGTTATAATGGGCTTAAGTcttcatacattattgatccattCTAAATTATTCCTAATACCTATGAATGAAGTTTctcatcaaaatttttcaatgagGTCCCTTTAATGCTCAAGTCGATCAAGAATCAAAAAATagtggaaaaaaataaaagagaatgagagagagagagagaggggacttAACACTTGCCTGGGGGCCTCTTGCCTTCCTTTATTTATAAAAGGAGTCAGCGATCGTTTCTAAGATAAGCGGTGGCCATCTTCGCAGAAACCGCACAAGCGGTGATCATGCCCCACTTTTAACACATGGTCCAGATGAGTTGTAGTGGTCAATCGAGCTGTCCAACAATTTCAGACGTCTTATTTACGAGACAATGGTCGGATAAAGATTAGAGAGATAACTACTATCGAGTATCGCAGGCTGGCACCATCGTTACTTTAAGTTGCCCGTTGCTGAGGTGACTAGGTCGGCTGCCCTGATCTTACTTCTTCTCGTCGTAGATTGAGGTTGGACGTAATATTCCCCCCATCAAATACCCACTTGAAACTACATGATTCTCTTCCATGAAGTCGAGATGGTGTCACGTTGATAGGATTGAGCATCTCAGGAGTAGCTTGATGATGAGTATAAATGTTGGCTAATAATTCTTTAATTGCAATCCATCTATGTATGTTTGAATTGACATCAATCATcagtatataatataattatataataaaactaTGGACCATGAAGTTGGGCTCTGTCCCtacaattcaaacattattttacATGAAATTGTGATAAAAAGAATCGCCCATCAAGCATGGCACACCTTGGGCCAATACATTCACATTCACATTCCGGTAATTGAGTAATGTTCTATTTTTTCACCCAAGAAAATAATGTTCCGTTCTCTGAAAATAAGCTAAATAATGCTAACTAATTATAAGGGAAGATGCCAAGCGCCATCAATTTCATTGGCTTTAGTTTAACCTGAAAGACTAGCCCGAATGGATATGAGCAGCAACTTGCAAGGCTAAAACTAGCAGCCATGATGGCCCTACTCAATAAACCCGAGGAAACACAAGCTGGATATCTAAAGTGGGACGTACAAATAGATGGGCTCCGAGCAAGTGGCTAACCCAAACAAAATGTATTCCATCACGAAAAGATCAAATATTATATTCCGCGAGAACTCGGACATGATTAGAAGCTAAATAATGTGTCCTGTGGTCCCGGACACGTATATACCGCTCTCTGCCAATCTCTGTGGACCATGGTCGATACGGTGGTCGATTGCCCCACCATCGCTAACAGACATCACGAGCCACCTATCTTGATCAGAGCGGTCCACATAAGAGGAACAATTGTCTCTGGATGAGGACGCCGGACCAGACCAGGCGGCCATCCAACTGAAAAGCTAACTCTCTGacccatccatccatccatcaatCATCTATCGTATGGCCGAGATTATACGAATATTCCTGTCACTTGCAACCACAGGATCCCTACCTTGACACGTTCACTGCTTACCACATCATGTCGGCCGATATTATTTTCATTTACACCGTCCGATTGAAATCAAACGTATAAGAATTCCCAACGTGGAGGCTAGGTAACAGGAAGCTCTCCACCACCCAAACGAGTGCCCTTTCGATTGGGTCCCACACGAGCCTGACGGACAAGTAACTCTCTGCAACGTGGAAACCAAGGCGACGTAATCCACGCTGACGTGCCCTAGGCGTCTAGGCGGCGGGCGCCACTACGGTACATGGTATATACAGCGCACCGAGGGAGGCGAGAGCCAGTACAGATTGAGGagggagagacagagagagagggagagagaggcagAGTTTTATACGGTGGCCGGAAGGGAAGGGGAATCTAGAGGGAATATTCCCTTCCCCGTCGCGGGAGGCGTTGGATATAGTGGGGGCGTCGGGGACGTGGGATCGGTGTCGACGGTTTGGGGATGGGGGTGGCGAGCGAGGACGTGGTGGTGGTAAAGTTGGGAAAGGGAGATGGAGAACCGAGCGTGATTACCGTCAATTGCCCCGACCAGACCGGCCTCAGCTGTGATCTCTGCCGGATTATTCTCGAGTTCGGTCTCAGCATTACCCGAGCAGGTAAGAGGTATTCCTGGAATCGTCTCGTCGGTTCTTCTGTAGTgcccttatttttattttttaagaagacaagtgccttatttttcttaaaaaaattgctGTCCTCTATCCTCATTGATTCAAGCTCCTTGAGACATCTCTGAGGGTTTAGTTTTGCTGAGAAATTTTTGTTTCGATTCCCTTCTTGCGTTTGTTTTTTCAATCATTCTGTTTATCAGATATGCGTTAAAAATCTTAGGGAAACAATAATAATGAGTGATAAAATAGGGATCAAAGACGGCAACGGCGGCATCCCACTTGACCAATTCTCCATgcatgatttttctttattttaattcTAAACTTCTAAATATTAGGGTTGGGTTCCTTTTTTCACGAGTTGAGATCTTTTATCGAAATCAATCCTTGTTACtggttttgatcaaattatttgttaGATGTGTTCTCTCTTTTTGTTCCCTGAAAGACAAAGCCTTGCGACTTCCATCTGGGATTGGAAAATAACTTGACTTCCTTTTTATGCTTTATTTTTCCGTATAAATGCAGTTCAAATCGTTAATCTTGGCTGTTTGGTTAGATTGAGTGATTCAGTAATTCTAATCTGTACTGTTTATGCGATGTTGGTGAAGATATCTCGAGGGATGGACAGTGGTGCTACTTAGTGTTCTGGGTCGTTCCATACTTTGCCTCCATTAACATCCAGTGGACGAGCTTGAAGGACAGGCTGCTATCTGTGTGCCCATCCTGCTCCATAGCATTCTACTTTGACTTGGCGAATCAGCCAACAGCTTCTCAGGTGTACCTTCTGAAGCTGTTCTCCGTCGATCGGAAAGGATTACTACATGGTAATTAAATTCTGTCATTTTTAGCGGCATTTCAGATTGGACAGTTGAGTTCTTGTCAGCTGGTACGATGGATTTGTACAATTTGATGCAGATGTCACTCATGTTCTTTGTGAACTTGAGCTTTTGCTTCATAGAGTTAAGGTGTCGACAACCCCTGATGGTAGAGTCATGGACCTCTTCTTCATTACAGATGGAATGTGAGTATGGatctattggttttagcttatcAATCTTTTTCTTAGTTCATCTATGATTCATTTTTCGCATATTCTTTTCTAGTTCCTTGCCTCATGCGTGGAAACTTATGGCCTTTAATTTCTATGATtgaacttttttttattattattattttgcctCTAGTTACTTTACAAGTTAAATCTGCCAATTGTAATCTGGTGCAGAGTCAGATTGTCTATGGATTCATTGTCTGTGCCATTTAATAGTAATTAATCATAAAGGCTGGCCTATTATACCTTGTCACACTTGTAGAGATTATTTAAAACTGGTTTTTTTGGCAATGGGTCTACCAATCATTAGTTCGGGTTTGCCGTTTGATTGTTTGAATATATGATGTAATGATTGTTTATTTGGTGACTTTTTTGTTATGGATTCTTATAAAAGACTACTTTCGTCATGAAGGTTTAATACAACAGTTTTTCACAGCAAAAAAGAGATGACAGATAGCTCTGGGCTTATTTTTATTCTCTCATTGTACGACTGGTTTCCACATTGATTTCTTGATTGATGGACAAGAGttcatttagaatattatatctcAAATACTATTAGCATCAGTTGGCAGCACTCCATTTTTTTGTGATCTGACTCCTTGTATTGTTCTTAGGGAGCTCTTGCACTCTAAAAAGAGACAGGATGAGACGTGTGAAAGACTGAATTCTGTTCTGGGAGAGTCATGCATCAGCTGTGAGATCCAATTAGCTGAAGATTTTCAACATGGAGTTTCTTCTCTTCCACCTGCAGTTGCTGAAGAATTATTTAGCTCAGAGCTTTCAGATATCGAAGTCTGTTCACAGGCACTTAGTCCAGATATGAAAAAGCTGAAGAAGGCTAATGTAAACATTGACAATTCGTTGAGCCCTGCCCACACTTTGCTCCAGATTCACTGTGTTGATCAGAAGGGGCTCCTTTATGACATTGTGAGGACCTTGAAGGATAGCAACAGTCAGGTAGTCCAAAATTCTTCATTTTCTATAGGCACTTGTAAACTTAGCTTGATGATCTCCATGTTACAATGTGCATGCTTCAGGAGGGTGTCAGAAAATTTTGCCGAATTGGTCAACAATATGATATTTATTTCCATGATGTCTATTAGGAAGGGGTACAATGGACAAActgttcttccttttttttttttttcttttttttttaatgatgccaACATAGACACGTGAGTAATGCCAGGCTCGAGCAGGACAGTTGTTGCCCAGCACCTGCCAACCAATTCAATTtctaccttcttttttttttgggggagaGAGAGGGGTTTTTGTATAGAttcaaagataagtaatgaaatgAAGATGTATAAATCCTTCAAAAATGTGCCAAATAAGTGAATGGGTTAAGATCTGGTATGCCACAATCTAATGAAGACATAAAACATACAATACTTGTCAGTCCAATGCGTTTGTCTGACAGTTCATATTTCAAAAGTATGCTATTTGTGTTTGTATAGACTGGGTTTGTAGCTGGCCTTGTCTGACGTTATACAATTTAAACGTGATTTGCTGATTTCTTGCCTGTTTGTTGAATCTTGTAACTTTTTTTACTTTGGCTGGGTCTTGCAGCAGTTCTCCTTTGTCAATTGACATTCAGGTCTGCATTGTCTGCAGTTACTCATTCTAGCTTACCACTGCTGGAAAGTCTTGAAATATTCTGTTCTATTATTATTATATCGTGTTAGAATGTTAAATTGGAAGCCACAGTGTTCTAGCCGTATGGATCAATTACAATTATTCTTGACATTTAATCTGTATATATACTGCAGCCAGGTCAATTTGCTTCTGATACATTTCTTTTCATCCTTTATTTTAGATAGCTTATGGGCGATTTCTGTCGGACCAGAAAGGCTACCGTGAGGTGGATCTTTTTATCCAGCAAACTGATGGAAAGAAGGTTGTGGATCCCGAGAAGCAGGAAGCACTGTGTTCCCGTTTAAAGTTGGAGATGCTTCATCCATTACGAGTGATGATTGTGAACCGTGGTCCTGACACTGAACTCCTTGTTGCGAACCCGGTTGAGTTGTCTGGAAAGGGAAGGCCTCGTGTATTTTATGATGTCACGCTTGCTCTAAAAGTGCTCGGTATCTGCATTTTCTCAGTAAGATATTGCAACTTTGATTCGGTTTTTGCTGATTATCTGGAAATAAGGAGTTCAAAACCCAGATGGATCATTGTTTCTCTGATTTATTTGCAGGCTGAAATCTGTAGGCACACCACATCCGATAGGCAGTGGGAGGTGTACAGATTTCTCTTGGATGAAACCAGACGATTTCCACTGGCAAATAGCAGAGCTAGAAGTCAGATTGTCGATAGAGTGAGGAGAACATTGATGGGTTGGTAAGCAAGAATGACTTTCAGAAAGTTCAGCTGGGCTTTAAATCCCAAAAATCTTTTAGATTTTCTTCTATGCATCTTGTACGGCTAGTGGTGGTTGTAAACGGCCCAGTCTTCTGCTGTACAGCACACTCATCATATAATAGTTATTATAGCAAAATGCTATGAtaaagtatttttatgaatttaatTTCTTGTTGCATGGGAGCTTTTCATACTTTATCTTTCTTACCAATGACCAGATTGTTCTTACTTGCTGCTGTGACACTTTGGAATTATATGGACATATTGGAAACTAGAGTTTACCATGAACC contains these protein-coding regions:
- the LOC105044447 gene encoding ACT domain-containing protein ACR9; this translates as MGVASEDVVVVKLGKGDGEPSVITVNCPDQTGLSCDLCRIILEFGLSITRADISRDGQWCYLVFWVVPYFASINIQWTSLKDRLLSVCPSCSIAFYFDLANQPTASQVYLLKLFSVDRKGLLHDVTHVLCELELLLHRVKVSTTPDGRVMDLFFITDGMELLHSKKRQDETCERLNSVLGESCISCEIQLAEDFQHGVSSLPPAVAEELFSSELSDIEVCSQALSPDMKKLKKANVNIDNSLSPAHTLLQIHCVDQKGLLYDIVRTLKDSNSQIAYGRFLSDQKGYREVDLFIQQTDGKKVVDPEKQEALCSRLKLEMLHPLRVMIVNRGPDTELLVANPVELSGKGRPRVFYDVTLALKVLGICIFSAEICRHTTSDRQWEVYRFLLDETRRFPLANSRARSQIVDRVRRTLMGW